The Acidobacteriota bacterium genome has a segment encoding these proteins:
- a CDS encoding cytochrome c biogenesis protein ResB, which produces MIKFLASPRLSVYLMTVLLAAIAVFMIPYQIYGVPFATLRGIASEWPFLALFFALALNSVFYVGRTAFHLWHGRHVRVAGVPALPTVLALRMPPERAERVKTALRASLRRRGYRVRSTEDGFHAAVGERSLWGTLVFHTVFLLIVLAYLVELASPFHGEVVLTEGQAFRGAPEEYLFPKDSPAESYPRVSFKLEKVIPRFWKDNFLFTDLYARVAYPAETLASEKRMWINTPLFHEGAIVALRGFGYAPECVVTDEAGREIYRSYMNLSIVPAGLWDAFPLGELPYECAVQVFPDHAVKGEDVFTLTHNLKNPLYKVQIQRNSPPPPREAFRGLVRPGETVRFDQYSLRFPDIRYYGHFRIQRTRGYILVFSGYAVALAGLAVRLVRHQRSVAARTELASSLPGGGAVLIVGAHSPLFPKTFGSRVVRRALKLARGALSA; this is translated from the coding sequence GTGATAAAGTTTCTCGCCTCCCCCCGCCTCTCGGTTTATCTGATGACGGTGCTCCTTGCGGCCATCGCCGTTTTCATGATTCCCTATCAAATCTACGGCGTGCCCTTCGCCACGCTGCGCGGCATCGCTTCGGAGTGGCCTTTCCTTGCGCTCTTTTTCGCGCTGGCGCTCAACAGCGTCTTCTACGTCGGGCGCACCGCCTTCCATCTATGGCACGGCCGGCACGTCCGGGTGGCCGGAGTCCCCGCGCTACCGACGGTGCTTGCGCTGCGGATGCCCCCGGAGCGCGCCGAGCGCGTGAAGACCGCGCTCCGGGCCAGCCTGCGGCGGCGGGGCTACCGCGTCCGAAGCACGGAAGACGGCTTCCACGCGGCCGTCGGGGAGCGCAGCCTGTGGGGCACGCTCGTTTTCCACACCGTCTTCCTGCTCATCGTGCTGGCCTATCTCGTCGAGCTCGCCAGCCCCTTCCACGGGGAGGTGGTTCTCACGGAGGGGCAGGCCTTCCGCGGCGCTCCGGAAGAGTACCTGTTTCCGAAAGATTCTCCCGCCGAGTCGTACCCGCGCGTCTCGTTCAAGCTCGAAAAGGTTATTCCCCGGTTCTGGAAGGATAATTTTCTCTTCACCGACCTGTACGCGCGCGTGGCTTATCCCGCTGAGACGCTCGCCAGTGAAAAGCGCATGTGGATAAACACGCCGCTCTTCCACGAGGGGGCCATCGTGGCGCTTCGCGGCTTCGGCTACGCGCCGGAATGCGTCGTGACGGACGAGGCGGGGCGGGAAATTTATCGCTCCTACATGAACCTCTCCATCGTTCCCGCCGGCCTGTGGGACGCGTTCCCCCTCGGCGAGCTTCCCTACGAGTGCGCCGTCCAGGTGTTTCCGGACCACGCCGTGAAGGGGGAAGACGTGTTCACGCTGACCCACAATCTGAAAAATCCTCTCTACAAGGTTCAAATCCAGAGAAACTCCCCGCCGCCGCCGCGGGAGGCGTTCCGGGGCCTCGTGCGGCCCGGAGAGACCGTCCGGTTCGATCAATACTCCCTTCGCTTTCCCGACATCCGCTACTACGGCCACTTCCGCATTCAGCGCACCCGCGGCTACATCCTGGTTTTTTCCGGCTACGCGGTGGCGCTCGCGGGCCTCGCCGTACGCCTCGTGCGGCACCAGCGCAGCGTCGCGGCGCGGACGGAGCTGGCGTCCTCCCTGCCCGGCGGCGGAGCGGTTCTCATCGTGGGCGCGCACAGCCCGCTCTTTCCAAAAACCTTCGGCTCCCGTGTCGTCCGCCGGGCGCTGAAGCTGGCGCGCGGAGCGCTCAGCGCATGA
- the ccsA gene encoding cytochrome c biogenesis protein CcsA has product MIIAEGSILWGAIAGYAVAAALFLSGWVFHSERRLRWAWLVFPWAFALHTLAVAVRWAASGHPPVAEPIEHAAAGAWFAGVVYLVAAWRRESLRPLGLVAAAVALIMLGCGVMAENEIRPLAPPFQSNWLWVHVGFAWLSWGSFVAAAGLGLFYLIKSHRAPRAGGFLQRLPAPARMEDLTFRFILFGFIGQGLMIATGAIWAHGLWGSYWSWDPIETWSLISWLVYGLFLHFRLMFGMRGRTAAWYALLALITNIIYFWGIGFVPATHTQLL; this is encoded by the coding sequence ATGATCATCGCGGAAGGGTCGATTCTCTGGGGCGCAATTGCGGGCTACGCCGTGGCCGCCGCCCTGTTCCTGAGCGGCTGGGTGTTCCACTCGGAGCGCCGCCTCAGGTGGGCGTGGCTGGTGTTTCCGTGGGCCTTCGCCCTCCACACGCTCGCCGTCGCGGTGCGCTGGGCCGCGTCGGGCCACCCTCCAGTGGCGGAGCCGATCGAGCACGCGGCGGCCGGCGCCTGGTTCGCGGGCGTCGTCTACCTCGTCGCCGCCTGGAGGCGCGAGAGCCTGCGCCCGCTCGGACTGGTGGCGGCGGCCGTGGCGCTCATCATGCTGGGCTGCGGCGTGATGGCGGAGAACGAGATACGCCCGCTCGCGCCTCCCTTCCAGAGCAACTGGCTCTGGGTGCACGTGGGGTTCGCGTGGCTTTCGTGGGGCAGCTTCGTGGCGGCGGCGGGCCTGGGCCTTTTCTATCTAATCAAATCCCACCGCGCCCCCCGCGCAGGAGGCTTCCTTCAGCGCCTGCCCGCCCCGGCGCGCATGGAAGACCTCACGTTCCGCTTCATCCTCTTCGGATTCATCGGCCAGGGCCTGATGATCGCGACTGGGGCCATCTGGGCGCACGGGCTGTGGGGCAGTTACTGGTCGTGGGATCCGATCGAGACGTGGTCGCTCATTTCCTGGCTCGTCTACGGCCTCTTTCTTCACTTCCGCCTGATGTTCGGCATGCGGGGCCGGACGGCGGCCTGGTACGCGCTCCTGGCCCTCATTACAAACATCATCTACTTCTGGGGCATAGGGTTTGTTCCCGCGACGCACACGCAGCTTCTGTAG
- a CDS encoding cytochrome c biogenesis protein ResB, which translates to MLTLERFEAVYEEEIHPVEYRADFRYDAPTRDAKWVTMRVNEPWALEGTHFILHRQGFSPRFQLWDENENLRFDQYVNLSVMGYREDSFEAPELGLRLELTFYPDFSVDEEGRAVSLTSALSNPAFHARILRRGELLYEGFLHQGRSVAFPSLQPGHDAAGEYRVLFTDVRRWVSLRVVREFGLFLLFVSFFGGTAALGVRFWDYERRLWIERRGGELLVRGHSPHCPALFKEEFEEEAERLLEAPRPSEDSPSP; encoded by the coding sequence TTGCTCACCCTTGAGCGCTTCGAGGCCGTGTACGAGGAGGAGATTCATCCCGTCGAATACCGGGCGGATTTTCGTTACGACGCCCCGACTCGAGACGCCAAGTGGGTCACCATGAGGGTCAACGAGCCCTGGGCGCTTGAGGGAACCCATTTCATCCTCCACCGCCAGGGGTTCTCGCCGCGCTTTCAGCTCTGGGACGAAAACGAGAATCTCCGCTTCGACCAGTACGTGAACCTGAGCGTGATGGGCTACCGCGAGGACTCCTTCGAGGCGCCCGAGCTGGGGCTGCGCCTCGAGCTGACCTTCTATCCGGATTTTTCGGTGGACGAAGAGGGGCGCGCCGTAAGCCTGACCTCCGCCCTTTCCAATCCCGCCTTCCACGCCCGCATCCTCCGCCGCGGGGAGCTCCTGTACGAGGGGTTCCTGCACCAGGGCCGGAGCGTCGCCTTTCCCTCTCTCCAGCCGGGGCATGACGCGGCGGGGGAATACCGCGTGCTCTTCACCGACGTGCGCCGCTGGGTCAGCCTGCGCGTGGTGCGGGAGTTCGGCCTTTTCCTTCTGTTCGTCTCCTTCTTCGGCGGAACCGCGGCTCTCGGCGTGCGCTTCTGGGACTACGAGCGCCGCCTCTGGATCGAGCGGCGCGGCGGCGAGCTTCTCGTCCGCGGCCACTCGCCCCACTGCCCCGCCCTCTTCAAGGAGGAATTCGAGGAGGAGGCGGAGCGCCTTCTCGAAGCGCCGCGACCGAGCGAGGATTCGCCTTCCCCATGA
- a CDS encoding cytochrome c biogenesis protein ResB, producing MWKLLTSRTLAIVSFSLITGLLILSTALPNPLYLSEQEEAQLHPVWLRTGEALNTQRVVESWPFIGLCLYLLVNTALCSIQRIPRRNRAPDRPPEEAFSKAVPIDMEDFLLQRLAGRGWRVASPAPGRWIAKRGRWGFWGSTVFHANLLMIIVGAILQALFGLSASLVVAEGQTVPLVPESLQKVVRRPRVFFCLQACSPLSASRPCTRRRFIPSNTGRIFVTTPRLETPSGSP from the coding sequence GTGTGGAAGCTGCTTACGTCGCGGACGCTCGCCATCGTAAGCTTCTCCCTCATTACGGGCCTCCTGATTCTTAGCACGGCGCTCCCGAACCCTCTCTACCTGAGCGAGCAGGAGGAAGCACAGCTGCACCCCGTCTGGCTTCGGACAGGGGAAGCGCTCAACACGCAACGCGTGGTGGAAAGCTGGCCGTTCATCGGCCTCTGCCTCTACCTGCTCGTCAACACCGCGCTCTGCAGCATCCAGCGCATCCCCCGCCGGAACCGGGCCCCCGACCGGCCGCCGGAAGAGGCGTTCTCGAAAGCGGTTCCAATAGATATGGAAGACTTCCTCCTGCAGCGGCTTGCGGGGCGGGGGTGGCGCGTCGCCTCCCCGGCTCCGGGGCGGTGGATCGCGAAGCGCGGGCGTTGGGGCTTCTGGGGGTCCACCGTCTTCCACGCCAACCTCCTCATGATTATCGTGGGCGCCATACTTCAGGCCTTGTTCGGGCTTTCGGCCTCGCTGGTCGTGGCCGAGGGGCAGACGGTGCCGCTCGTCCCAGAGTCGCTTCAAAAGGTCGTGAGGAGACCCAGAGTTTTTTTTTGCCTCCAGGCTTGCTCACCCTTGAGCGCTTCGAGGCCGTGTACGAGGAGGAGATTCATCCCGTCGAATACCGGGCGGATTTTCGTTACGACGCCCCGACTCGAGACGCCAAGTGGGTCACCATGA
- a CDS encoding CcmD family protein, with protein MNYLFFAYGVAWGLLALYLIRLECRQRSLARRIADLEAG; from the coding sequence ATGAACTATCTCTTTTTTGCCTACGGCGTGGCGTGGGGCCTCCTCGCGCTCTACCTCATCCGGCTGGAGTGCCGGCAGCGCTCGCTCGCCCGCCGGATCGCCGACCTCGAAGCCGGCTAA
- the ccsA gene encoding cytochrome c biogenesis protein CcsA, with translation MNKDACFLFAPWTSRALRAAGIVSAVGFVFLGWVIALTPLELKMGVIQKIFYIHLPSAWCAFLGFFLAACASVLYLVKRRPVFDALAVSAAEVGVAFTTVVLLTGSAWGRAAWGVWWTWDVRLTTTLILWFIYVGYLMLRSAFAGQERQAALAAVYAIVGFLDVPVVYMCVNFIETQHPKVLRSSGGGGLAPEMVQTLLLGSVVFLVFFVFLWLLRARAECLERRAGALSALAEQK, from the coding sequence ATGAACAAAGACGCCTGCTTCCTTTTCGCCCCGTGGACGAGCCGCGCGCTGCGCGCCGCGGGAATCGTGTCGGCGGTCGGCTTCGTGTTCCTCGGCTGGGTCATCGCGCTCACGCCCCTCGAGCTCAAGATGGGCGTCATCCAGAAGATTTTCTACATACACCTTCCCTCCGCCTGGTGCGCCTTCCTGGGCTTCTTTCTCGCGGCCTGCGCGAGCGTGCTCTACCTCGTGAAGCGCAGACCGGTCTTCGACGCCCTCGCCGTCTCGGCCGCCGAGGTGGGCGTGGCGTTCACGACGGTGGTGCTCCTGACGGGCTCGGCGTGGGGACGCGCGGCGTGGGGCGTGTGGTGGACGTGGGACGTGCGGCTTACGACGACGCTCATCCTGTGGTTCATCTACGTGGGCTACCTGATGCTCCGGAGCGCGTTCGCGGGGCAGGAGCGGCAGGCGGCCCTGGCGGCGGTCTACGCCATCGTGGGCTTCCTTGATGTGCCGGTGGTGTACATGTGCGTGAACTTCATCGAGACCCAGCACCCGAAAGTGTTGCGATCGAGCGGCGGAGGGGGACTGGCGCCGGAGATGGTGCAGACGCTGCTGCTAGGCTCGGTGGTGTTTCTGGTGTTTTTCGTGTTCCTGTGGTTATTGCGCGCGCGGGCCGAGTGCCTCGAGCGCCGCGCCGGGGCGCTCTCCGCCCTGGCGGAGCAAAAATAG